In Cryptococcus gattii WM276 chromosome A, complete sequence, one genomic interval encodes:
- a CDS encoding snoRNA binding protein, putative (Similar to TIGR gene model, INSD accession AAW41127.1): MKIKTISRSLDDHLPSSSSAPHPLSHNLAPHLHPFAKPREYTRAVTAVKMERMFAKPFVDALGGHQDGVYCLGKDSRRAGVVAGGGGDGEVIVHSLGLRRPLLKIPGAHRGMVGGICWTSEAQDRRRGLITCGKLDGTIKLWRSEAFAPGLRDKDAFEGNEFGLGQAEGSGFLDQAGAIGESGYDEEEGGGLSLDSAKRDALGQNLEPTMTFTSKNGLNGIDHHRTDAVFATASNTVQIWDEQRTAPLSTLQFGNSMETVSGVKFNQSETSVLASVGNDRTMCLYDIRTGKAERRIVTQFTSNCLSWCPTLPTLLLLGSEDHNLYTFDIRNLETPNQIYKGHVGGVMGCDWSPTGEGFVSGSYDRTVRLWNREEGKSRDVYHTKRMQRVFDVSYTPTADFVLSASDDGNVRIWKSDASKKLGPVSTKERQAIEYRQKLVERYGREKGVRQVKERRHVPQSIHNATKLKREMIEARNIKEDRRRKHSRAGREKPKAERKSKLAVMMIKRHNPTKPRRSPLPTSAWDDDRRFGLSGPSAYSRWFTTLYIPLPFGHPSDSHSLSSGSSLGSPRSYHAKPRARHLKIYLPIPPRLYARIPRLNSPIRVLFLLVICAVVGFFLLGFRKTRQGERTWSPPFVDPDTMVITPEEAAMVWEWEILSGHYPSTEYPPDHLPLSPSLKNPVVPGTLLPSPSTPTPLVAYQNRADKFPSAHLAGNGPERHYLSVWDMRESQPGFPARPMPGSIMDLDLVLGKCDFGTNKYVRDCLEFLRIGGGLDNGKRVRRGNYLTQYKQLYYEESTPSQSYSMTPRNLKQSTGRSKTPLMLSDPYDIPASFDSRDACDPLHPRIFHIFWAGPFTDKPYMAVMSFLFTQNLGLDKPVDAVSDTANVVRGTCRPQLWLWINPGPAASVPNPSAKREMYEQLATNPWSAPFLHERFRDVVKFKMWNTTEQLDGVHELKDHWRKMPIFNSGGNTYGDPLLAKTEDEATEEVEDGSSKTVSIKKKGSLFEKVGSSSESDYDRLSVILSDMARFIVTYRFGGIYLDADTIFLRDWEELWNYRGQFAYRWSWHEKYNTAVLKLHKGSALSSFLFKTALHNGLDFHPMTVSKYLKDAGLEKLLFRVPDALFDPAWLNMERYQRDRPPFPYFPEFSVFFSNDKFDTAGPQPLGFDGFFRGAFSYHFHNFWWLPFDPSRNFPDLGHRFIKGERALRDAARSSSSDQAAHTVGNDVEPRNVPGTSQEGVEGDSDVTNREDMDDEPDLSWSTVLKRSFEGFLRGERPNAYGEWLEWGD; the protein is encoded by the exons GACTGATCACCTGCGGCAAACTTGATGGCACCATCAAACTTTGGCGAAGCGAGGCGTTTGCCCCTGGTTTAAGAGATAAGGATGCTTTCGAGGGTAACGAGTTTGGTCTTGGACAAGCTGAAGGGAGTGGGTTTTTGGATCAGGCTGGAGCGATCGGAGAAAGCGGGtatgatgaagaggaaggcgGAGGCTTGTCACTTGATTCGGCAAAGAGGGATGCTTTGGGGCAAAATCTTGAACCTACCATGACTTTTACATCCAAGAACGGTTTAAATGGTATCGATCATCACCGTACAGATGCGGTATTCGCTACTGCTTCAAATACTGTGCAGATCTGGGACGAGCAGAGGACGGCGCCATTGAGCACACTTCAGTTTGGAAATTCGATGGAGACAGTGTCTGGCGTCAAATTCAACCAGAGCGAGACTAGTGTGCTGGCGAGTGTGGGTAATGACAGAACAATGTGTTTGTACGATATCCGAACGGGCAAAGCCGAGAGACGTATTGTTACACAG TTCACCTCCAACTGCCTCTCATGGTGTCCCACCCTCCccacccttcttcttctcggCTCAGAGGATCACAACCTCTACACATTTGACATTCGCAACCTTGAAACCCCTAATCAAATTTACAAGGGCCACGTCGGTGGTGTCATGGGATGCGACTGGAGCCCGACGGGCGAAGGATTTGTCTCTGGGTCCTATGACAGAACTGTGCGATTGTGGAACAGAGAGGAAGGCAAGTCAAGGGATGTCTACCACACCAAGCGTATGCAGAG AGTATTCGACGTCAGCTACACCCCCACTGCCGACTTTGTCCTTTCTGCATCGGATGATGGTAACGTGCGCATATGGAAATCGGATGCGTCCAAGAAACTCGGCCCAGTTTCGACCAAGGAGCGTCAAGCTATTGAGTACCGACAAAAACTTGTGGAGAGATACGGCCGAGAGAAGGGCGTCAGGCAAGTCAAGGAGAGGAGACATGTGCCGCAGAGCATCCACAATGCCACGAAGTTAAAGAGGGAAATGATAGAGGCGCGGAATATCAAGGAGGACAGGAGACGGAAGCATTCGCGTGCTGGGCGGGAAAAGCCAAAGGCGGAAAGGAAGAGTAAGTTGGCTGTTATGATG ATCAAGCGACACAATCCCACAAAGCCGCGCCGCTCACCTCTCCCCACCTCAGCATGGGACGACGACCGGCGCTTCGGCCTCTCTGGGCCCTCAGCGTACTCTAGATGGTTCACCACTCTATACATCCCCCTCCCCTTTGGCCATCCATCTGACTCCCACTCGCTCTCCTCAGGATCATCCTTAGGATCGCCAAGGTCCTACCACGCAAAGCCTAGAGCTCGCCATCTCAAAATCTACCTCCCCATTCCGCCCCGTCTCTACGCCCGTATCCCGCGCCTCAATTCTCCCATCCGAgtcctttttcttctcgTCATATGTGCAGTCGTGggcttcttccttcttggATTCAGAAAAACAAGGCAGGGTGAAAGAACGTGGTCGCCTCCGTTCGTAGACCCAGATACAATGGTGATTACGCCGGAAGAGGCGGCAATGGTATGGGAGTGGGAAATCTTGAGTGGGCATTATCCGAGTACTGAATATC CTCCCGACCAtctccctctttctccctcCCTCAAAAATCCTGTCGTACCTGGTACCCTCCTCCCCTCCCCATCCACTCCCACTCCTCTAGTCGCATACCAAAACCGTGCGGACAAGTTCCCTTCCGCCCATTTGGCTGGAAATGGCCCCGAGCGACACTATCTCTCTGTATGGGATATGCGAGAAAGTCAGCCTGGGTTCCCGGCAAGACCTATGCCGGGATCCATTATGGATCTGGATCTAGTGCTGGGAAAATGCGATTTTGGCACCAATAAG TATGTGCGAGACTGTTTGGAATTCCTGAGGATTGGAGGAGGCCTTGACAACGGCAAAAGGGTGCGAAGAGGTAACTATTTAACTCAATATAAACAACTCTATTATGAGGAATCTACTCCTTCCCAATCATACTCCATGACTCCTCGCAATCTTAAGCAATCAACCGGCCGATCCAAGACCCCTCTTATGCTTTCCGATCCCTACGATATCCCGGCTAGTTTTGACTCGCGTGACGCCTGTGATCCCTTGCACCCCAGGATATTCCACATATTCTGGGCAGGACCGTTCACGGATAAGCCATACATGGCTGTCATGTCCTTCCTCTTTACTCAGAACCTTGGGCTTGACAAGCCAGTGGACGCAGTGTCTGACACTGCAAACGTCGTTCGCGGGACATGTCGACCTCAACTCTGGTTGTGGATCAACCCCGGTCCTGCTGCTTCCGTACCCAATCCTTCAGCTAAAAGAGAAATGTACGAACAACTGGCTACCAACCCATGGTCTGCGCCTTTCTTGCACGAGAGATTTAGGGATGTTGTCAAATTCAAGATGTGGAACACCACTGAACAACTCGATGGTGTGCATGAGCTTAAGGATCACTGGCGAAAAATGCCCATCTTCAACTCGGGCGGAAATACGTATGGTGATCCATTACTTGCGAAAACCGAGGACGAGGCCACCGAAGAAGTCGAAGATGGGTCAAGCAAGACTGTCTctatcaagaagaagggcagTCTTTTCGAAAAGGTTGGCTCCTCCTCTGAATCAGACTATGACCGTTTGTCCGTCATTCTCTCTGATATGGCACGATTCATCGTCACTTATCGATTTGGCGGTATCTATCTCGACGCTGATACCATCTTCCTTCGTGATTGGGAAGAACTGTGGAACTACCGCGGCCAGTTTGCTTACCGCTGGTCATGGCATGAAAAATACAACACGGCAGTACTCAAGCTCCACAAGGGCTCCGCTCTCAGTTCATTCTTGTTCAAAACGGCTTTGCACAACGGATTAGACTTCCACCCCATGACGGTGTCGAAGTATCTGAAAGACGCTGGACTGGAAAAACTTTTATTCAGGGTGCCTGATGCATTGTTTGACCCGGCTTGGTTGAACATGGAAAGGTATCAAAGAGATAGGCCCCCATTCCCGTACTTCCCAGA ATTTTCCGTCTTCTTTTCCAATGATAAATTTGACACTGCTGGTCCTCAACCATTAGGGTTCGATGGGTTCTTCAGGGGCGCATTCTCTTATCACTTCCATAATTTCTG GTGGCTGCCCTTTGACCCTTCACGCAATTTTCCAGATCTCGGTCATCGATTCATAAAGGGCGAAAGAGCTTTGCGCGATGCTGCTcgttcttcatcctccgATCAAGCTGCCCACACTGTTGGTAACGATGTAGAGCCCCGCAATGTCCCCGGTACTAGTCAAGAGGGCGTTGAGGGCGACAGTGATGTCACGAATAGGGAGGACATGGATGATGAGCCTGATTTGAGCTGGTCAACTGTGCTCAAGAGGAGCTTTGAAGGATTCTTGAGAGGAGAGAGGCCAAATGCTTATGGAGAATGGCTCGAGTGGGGTGACTAG